The following proteins are co-located in the Haloarcula marismortui ATCC 43049 genome:
- the cysK gene encoding cysteine synthase A, with amino-acid sequence MQSYAQRDDDGTVPASVTDLIGDTPLVCLDSFAGNLLGKVEAANPYSVKDRIALYMVEAAAESGDLTDDGMVVEATSGNTGIGLAAVCAARGYDCVLTMPESMSEERRQLLSGLGADLELTPADGGMSGAIERANELADAPGTVRARQFENEANPRAHRETTGPEIWADTDGDVDAVVAGVGTGGTITGISEYIKERVGADLTSVAVEPEQSKLLSAADPDSHDIQGIGPGFVPDILRRDLIDEVRTASKAESVAASQRLASQAGIMVGISSGAALHAAAEYATEHPEETVVVVLPDTGERYLSTDLWE; translated from the coding sequence ATGCAGTCGTACGCACAGCGAGACGACGACGGCACTGTCCCAGCCAGCGTGACCGACCTCATCGGCGACACGCCGCTGGTCTGTCTCGACAGCTTTGCAGGCAATCTGCTCGGGAAGGTCGAAGCGGCCAACCCCTACTCGGTGAAGGACCGCATCGCGCTGTACATGGTCGAGGCGGCCGCCGAGTCCGGGGATCTCACCGACGACGGGATGGTCGTCGAAGCGACCAGCGGCAACACCGGTATCGGGCTGGCCGCTGTCTGCGCTGCACGGGGCTACGACTGCGTGCTGACGATGCCTGAATCGATGAGCGAGGAGCGCCGGCAGTTGCTCTCGGGGCTTGGCGCGGACCTCGAACTCACACCGGCCGACGGCGGGATGAGCGGCGCAATCGAGCGCGCGAACGAACTGGCTGACGCGCCGGGCACCGTCCGCGCTCGACAGTTCGAGAACGAGGCGAACCCGCGCGCCCACCGTGAGACGACCGGTCCAGAGATCTGGGCCGATACCGACGGCGACGTGGACGCGGTCGTCGCCGGTGTCGGGACCGGCGGCACGATCACCGGCATCTCGGAGTACATCAAGGAAAGGGTCGGCGCGGACCTCACTTCAGTCGCTGTTGAGCCTGAACAGTCCAAACTGCTCTCGGCGGCTGACCCGGACAGCCACGACATTCAGGGCATCGGGCCCGGGTTCGTGCCGGACATTCTCCGGCGTGACCTCATCGACGAAGTGCGGACCGCGAGTAAGGCTGAATCCGTGGCAGCGTCCCAGCGCCTTGCCAGCCAGGCAGGGATTATGGTCGGCATCTCATCGGGAGCGGCGCTGCACGCGGCCGCGGAGTACGCCACCGAACACCCCGAGGAAACGGTGGTCGTCGTCCTGCCAGACACCGGCGAACGATATCTCTCGACGGACCTCTGGGAATAA
- a CDS encoding translation initiation factor IF-2 subunit beta has translation MNYESALQRAYDVLPDQPREAGERLSIPDPEGQTDGAFTRLTNLEAIADAVSRDAQHLHRAIQREFGTNGQFDGGEARYNGSFDTSDFEAAIDAYIAEYVTCSECGLPDTVLKNEDGVDMLRCQACGAFRPVAKGASSNTQQDRPTLEEGETYEVKITGTGREGDGVAEKGKYTIFVSGAREGQVVEAYIESISGTLAFGRVA, from the coding sequence ATGAACTACGAGTCCGCTCTACAGCGTGCGTACGACGTGCTACCAGACCAGCCCCGGGAGGCCGGTGAACGGCTCTCGATTCCGGACCCGGAAGGCCAGACAGACGGGGCGTTCACACGCCTGACAAACTTAGAGGCAATCGCTGACGCCGTCTCACGGGACGCACAGCACCTCCACCGGGCCATCCAGCGCGAGTTCGGGACCAACGGTCAGTTCGACGGCGGCGAAGCCCGCTACAACGGCTCGTTCGACACCAGCGATTTCGAGGCCGCTATTGACGCGTACATCGCCGAGTACGTCACCTGTTCCGAGTGTGGCCTGCCCGACACCGTCCTCAAAAACGAGGACGGCGTCGACATGCTGCGCTGTCAGGCCTGTGGTGCGTTCCGCCCGGTCGCCAAGGGTGCGAGTTCGAACACGCAGCAGGACCGACCCACGCTCGAAGAGGGCGAGACCTACGAGGTCAAGATTACCGGCACTGGCCGCGAGGGCGACGGCGTCGCCGAGAAAGGGAAGTACACCATCTTCGTTTCCGGAGCGCGCGAAGGCCAGGTCGTCGAAGCCTACATCGAGAGCATCAGCGGCACGCTGGCGTTCGGTCGAGTCGCCTGA
- a CDS encoding ArsR/SmtB family transcription factor, translating to MDQHEQPAETSGLPSERLDTLLRALAAEPRRMIYIYLAEHDSATVTELTDVVVGWVKARGRDADACNWDDTRTALHHRHLPVLDDAGIVTYDADQQTATLASLPPSTTEILATITDLDGAEADHEH from the coding sequence ATGGACCAGCACGAGCAGCCTGCAGAGACATCGGGATTACCGTCCGAGCGACTTGATACGCTGCTACGGGCGCTGGCAGCCGAGCCTCGGCGGATGATATACATATACCTCGCCGAACACGATTCGGCCACAGTCACGGAACTCACGGACGTGGTCGTGGGCTGGGTCAAAGCACGTGGACGGGACGCCGACGCCTGCAACTGGGACGATACCCGCACTGCGCTCCACCACCGCCACCTTCCCGTTCTCGATGACGCTGGCATCGTTACCTACGATGCTGACCAGCAGACCGCAACGCTGGCATCGCTGCCGCCGTCGACGACCGAGATTCTTGCGACAATAACCGATCTGGACGGCGCTGAGGCAGACCACGAACACTAA
- a CDS encoding DICT sensory domain-containing protein — translation MTVSTLLRRFEGSDVAMTVYGPPAATAVVERLASQGIDAIWRKLPTGHQDAFVVIRRDGAFAETVPLTALQAFLCTPAIGSDDSGPPDSDPGRQLLYSALANTLLSSLTPAQLLETSREFEDRAYRVGNGTLRVSFQSLSIFRSQRARYETLASDTALDIHVYGQADWEPPTIPGITFHPLTDTALEQVWLLAFDAAGDDQNKCALVAEETADGPFRGLWTYSPRLVDEIMAAVVAVEE, via the coding sequence ATGACAGTCAGCACGCTCCTCCGACGGTTTGAGGGTTCGGACGTAGCGATGACTGTGTACGGCCCGCCCGCAGCCACGGCTGTGGTCGAGCGTCTGGCAAGCCAGGGAATCGACGCCATCTGGCGGAAACTCCCGACCGGCCATCAGGATGCGTTCGTCGTCATCCGTCGGGACGGCGCGTTCGCAGAGACAGTCCCGCTCACCGCGCTGCAGGCGTTCCTGTGTACGCCGGCGATCGGTTCCGACGACAGCGGACCGCCTGACAGTGACCCGGGTCGACAGCTGCTCTACTCGGCGCTCGCGAACACGCTCCTCTCATCGCTCACGCCGGCACAGTTGCTTGAAACGTCTCGCGAGTTCGAGGACAGGGCCTACCGCGTCGGGAACGGAACCCTTCGAGTGAGCTTCCAGTCGCTGTCGATTTTCCGCTCTCAGCGCGCCCGATACGAGACGCTTGCCAGCGACACGGCCCTCGACATCCACGTGTACGGACAGGCGGACTGGGAGCCGCCGACGATTCCCGGAATCACGTTCCACCCACTCACAGACACCGCCCTCGAACAGGTGTGGTTGCTGGCGTTCGACGCCGCCGGTGACGACCAGAACAAGTGTGCACTCGTTGCTGAGGAAACTGCTGACGGGCCGTTCCGGGGCCTCTGGACGTACAGCCCGCGACTGGTCGACGAAATTATGGCAGCGGTTGTGGCTGTCGAGGAGTAG
- a CDS encoding L-aspartate oxidase — MTPQKPSADGEQAADGRASDAGPAVDYETVSVPVLVVGAGAAGARVAIGLAENGVEPLVIGKRDHGDAHTTWAAGGINASLGSLDPEDDWTIHAADTLDEGHFINDPKAVELTAKHMPDRIRELDDWGMPFDRTEDGKINQRYFGAQSFRRTCFVGDRTGEAMLDTLVDKAQSLGIPYRDNVMITRLLSDGDQVYGAAGYDMESGEFILFESDHIVLAAGGSSALYNRHSSRDEENNGDGPALALEAGASLMDMEFVQFHPTGMVGDRYGEDWDGRLVTEAVRGEGGRLLNADGERFMEEYSPDQMELDARDVVARAIAQELREGRGTENGGVYLDISHREDEYIKSRLPRMYERFMDLGVDITEKPMEVAPTAHYSMGGVDIDFESGETGVGGLYAVGETVAGVHGANRLGGNSLAETVAIGALVGDHVATQVTGDDRNGALPDGQRAIAEREFQSLRELEASDGDETPEQLLADLGDLLWEHAGILRTDESVSAGLEKLRNLRERTGNMHVDGDRTSLSFELAVDLSFSLTVAEALLLGARKRDESRGAHYRTDAPDVDPDWRRNILVDQGDTGLELTTRGVAEPSDAVSEAVDVGYELDYHHLE; from the coding sequence ATGACACCACAGAAGCCATCCGCTGACGGCGAGCAGGCTGCCGACGGTCGGGCGAGCGACGCGGGTCCGGCAGTCGACTACGAGACGGTGTCGGTCCCAGTGCTGGTCGTCGGCGCTGGCGCTGCCGGGGCGCGGGTCGCAATTGGACTTGCCGAGAACGGTGTCGAGCCGCTGGTCATCGGTAAACGGGACCACGGCGACGCGCACACGACGTGGGCAGCCGGCGGCATTAACGCCTCGCTGGGGTCGCTCGATCCCGAGGACGACTGGACCATCCACGCGGCAGACACGCTGGACGAGGGGCATTTCATCAACGACCCAAAAGCGGTCGAACTGACGGCCAAGCATATGCCCGACCGAATCCGGGAGCTTGACGACTGGGGGATGCCGTTTGACCGTACCGAAGACGGGAAAATCAATCAACGGTACTTCGGCGCGCAGTCGTTCCGTCGGACCTGCTTCGTCGGCGACCGGACAGGCGAGGCGATGCTGGATACGCTCGTCGACAAGGCACAGAGTCTCGGGATTCCCTACCGCGACAACGTGATGATTACCCGCCTGCTCTCGGACGGCGATCAGGTCTACGGCGCGGCCGGCTACGACATGGAGAGCGGCGAGTTCATCCTCTTCGAGTCGGACCACATCGTTCTGGCAGCGGGTGGCTCCTCTGCCCTGTACAACCGCCATTCCTCGCGTGATGAGGAGAACAACGGCGACGGCCCGGCGCTGGCGCTCGAAGCCGGCGCGTCGCTGATGGACATGGAGTTCGTTCAGTTCCACCCGACGGGGATGGTCGGCGACCGCTACGGCGAGGACTGGGACGGCCGACTCGTCACCGAGGCGGTCCGCGGCGAGGGGGGTCGACTACTCAACGCTGATGGCGAGCGGTTCATGGAGGAGTACTCGCCGGACCAGATGGAACTCGACGCGCGGGACGTGGTGGCCCGCGCCATCGCGCAGGAGCTCCGCGAAGGCCGCGGAACGGAGAACGGCGGCGTCTATCTGGATATCTCCCACCGCGAAGACGAGTACATCAAATCGCGGCTCCCGCGGATGTACGAGCGGTTCATGGATCTCGGCGTCGACATCACCGAGAAGCCGATGGAAGTCGCACCGACTGCCCACTACTCGATGGGCGGCGTCGACATCGATTTCGAGAGCGGCGAAACCGGCGTCGGTGGGCTCTATGCCGTCGGCGAGACGGTCGCAGGCGTGCACGGTGCGAACCGACTCGGCGGGAACTCGCTCGCGGAGACGGTCGCCATCGGCGCGCTCGTCGGCGACCACGTCGCAACGCAGGTGACAGGCGACGACCGCAACGGGGCCCTGCCGGACGGGCAGCGTGCTATCGCTGAGCGTGAGTTCCAGTCGCTGCGGGAACTAGAGGCATCGGACGGCGACGAGACGCCCGAACAGCTCCTCGCGGACCTCGGCGACCTGCTGTGGGAGCATGCTGGCATCCTCCGCACTGACGAGTCGGTGTCGGCAGGGCTGGAGAAGCTCCGAAACCTCCGCGAGCGGACGGGGAACATGCATGTTGACGGCGACCGAACCAGCCTGTCGTTCGAACTCGCTGTCGACCTCTCGTTCAGCCTCACGGTGGCCGAAGCGCTGCTACTGGGTGCGCGCAAGCGCGATGAGTCCCGCGGCGCACACTACCGCACCGATGCGCCCGACGTAGACCCCGACTGGCGGCGGAACATCCTCGTGGACCAGGGTGACACAGGACTCGAACTGACGACCCGTGGTGTCGCAGAACCGAGCGACGCAGTCAGCGAGGCGGTTGATGTCGGCTACGAGCTTGACTACCACCACCTCGAGTAG
- the nhaC gene encoding Na+/H+ antiporter NhaC: MVEFEPRLFDDIDPSERPSLGAALVPIAGMIVFLSVGLIAFDLDPQFPLFWGIAFTGLFARYHLGLSWSELYDGIASSLLMGMRVILIMFTVYALIASWIQAGTIPSLMYFGLELFTPMVFLPVAAILSAIISFAVGSSWTTAGTLGVALIGIGSGLGISEPMTAGAILSGAYTGDKQSPLSDTTNLAAAVTDTDLYEHINAMRAGTLAAFTIAVVLYAGLGLRAAGAIPANRVASIQAAIESTYVVSPLVFLPVIVTFGLALRGIPALPTLGTGVFAGVGTAMLVQGTGFGAAWSAAQSGTAPETGMELVNGLLESGGLTGGAWIVTIAIAALALGGLLERAGVLAVLSHHLGRLCHSVASLTGVTAVSAVSMNILAAEQYVSIVVPGMTLGNLYNEQGLKSQNLSRAIEASGTTTSALIPWSSGGLFMAGTLGVPTLEYAPYYFFGFLSPLVLLFMGVTGWQIVYADRADSEEPATGPGGAGSVTAGED; this comes from the coding sequence ATGGTCGAGTTCGAACCCCGACTGTTCGACGATATCGACCCGTCTGAACGGCCATCATTGGGGGCTGCACTCGTGCCGATCGCGGGGATGATCGTGTTCCTCAGCGTGGGCCTCATTGCCTTCGATCTGGACCCACAGTTCCCGCTGTTCTGGGGAATTGCCTTCACCGGCCTATTCGCACGGTACCACCTCGGGCTCTCGTGGTCGGAACTGTACGACGGTATTGCCAGTAGCCTGCTCATGGGAATGCGGGTGATTCTCATCATGTTCACCGTCTATGCGCTCATCGCGTCGTGGATTCAGGCGGGCACGATTCCAAGCCTGATGTACTTCGGGCTGGAACTGTTCACGCCAATGGTGTTTCTCCCGGTAGCAGCTATCCTCTCCGCAATAATCTCCTTCGCCGTTGGTTCCTCGTGGACGACGGCCGGGACGCTCGGGGTCGCGCTCATCGGGATCGGTTCGGGACTGGGTATTTCAGAGCCGATGACCGCCGGCGCGATTCTCAGCGGGGCCTACACGGGGGACAAGCAGTCCCCGCTCTCGGATACGACGAATCTGGCCGCAGCAGTGACAGACACGGACCTGTATGAGCACATCAACGCGATGCGGGCCGGCACGCTCGCCGCGTTCACGATTGCCGTCGTCCTGTACGCCGGCCTCGGGCTGCGAGCGGCTGGGGCTATCCCCGCCAACCGCGTTGCGTCAATCCAGGCGGCGATAGAGAGCACGTACGTCGTCTCGCCGCTCGTGTTTTTGCCGGTCATCGTGACCTTTGGGCTTGCACTGCGTGGCATCCCCGCCCTGCCGACGCTCGGGACAGGTGTCTTCGCGGGCGTTGGGACCGCAATGCTCGTGCAGGGAACCGGATTCGGCGCTGCGTGGTCGGCGGCACAGTCCGGGACAGCCCCAGAGACGGGCATGGAACTCGTAAACGGACTCTTAGAGAGCGGCGGCCTGACCGGCGGCGCGTGGATTGTGACGATTGCGATTGCCGCGCTCGCACTGGGCGGCCTGCTTGAACGGGCCGGCGTGCTCGCGGTGCTCTCCCACCATCTCGGGCGACTCTGCCACAGCGTTGCGAGCCTCACGGGCGTCACCGCTGTGTCCGCCGTCTCGATGAACATTCTCGCGGCGGAGCAGTACGTGAGCATCGTGGTGCCGGGGATGACGCTCGGTAATCTGTACAACGAACAGGGGCTCAAGAGTCAGAACCTCTCCCGAGCCATCGAAGCGTCGGGAACGACGACGAGTGCGCTTATTCCGTGGAGCAGCGGCGGACTGTTCATGGCCGGGACGCTCGGCGTCCCGACGCTGGAATACGCGCCGTACTACTTCTTCGGCTTCCTCTCGCCGCTCGTGCTCCTGTTCATGGGGGTGACCGGCTGGCAGATCGTCTATGCGGACCGAGCCGACAGCGAAGAGCCGGCCACGGGGCCCGGTGGTGCCGGATCGGTGACAGCGGGCGAAGACTGA
- a CDS encoding ABC transporter ATP-binding protein, with protein sequence MNRTAPSAVELDGVTRRYGETTAVEDLSLSVRDGEFFTLVGPSGCGKTTTLRLIAGFEDPTQGEVRFGGESVTGVPPEDRDVGVVFQNYALFPHMTVGENVAYGLSFTDPPGGGSDEARVRELLELVDLGGMADRDPDTLSGGQQQRVAMARALAPGPDVLLLDEPMSALDAKLRERLRVQVREIQQELGITTIYVTHDQEEALAVSDRVAVMRDGTPEQVAPPRTIYREPATAFVATFVGDNNVLSGTVTAVRSTVRAEDADNSDDESGYSIADVTVDDTTLSVALNGDSNPAAAVSSGDRLTFCVRPERLAVDAGRNAVTATVTSAEFLGETTRVHLDWEGRELLLRVEDPPTGAVTVGFAPADAHIVDRQP encoded by the coding sequence GTGAACCGGACCGCCCCGTCGGCCGTCGAACTCGACGGCGTCACCAGACGCTACGGCGAGACGACCGCCGTCGAGGACCTGTCGCTTTCCGTTCGGGACGGCGAGTTCTTCACGCTGGTCGGACCCTCCGGCTGCGGGAAGACGACGACGCTCCGGCTCATCGCCGGCTTCGAGGACCCGACGCAGGGCGAAGTCCGGTTCGGCGGCGAGTCCGTCACCGGCGTCCCCCCAGAGGACCGCGACGTAGGCGTTGTCTTCCAGAACTACGCGCTGTTCCCGCACATGACCGTCGGGGAGAACGTCGCCTACGGGCTCTCGTTCACCGACCCGCCAGGCGGCGGCAGTGACGAGGCCCGGGTGCGCGAACTGCTTGAGCTGGTGGACCTCGGCGGCATGGCGGACCGGGACCCCGACACGCTCTCGGGCGGCCAGCAGCAGCGGGTGGCGATGGCCCGCGCACTGGCCCCCGGCCCCGACGTACTCTTGCTCGACGAGCCGATGAGCGCGCTTGACGCGAAACTCCGGGAGCGCCTCCGCGTGCAGGTCCGCGAGATTCAGCAGGAACTGGGAATTACGACGATTTACGTCACCCACGACCAGGAAGAGGCCCTGGCCGTGTCCGACCGCGTGGCGGTCATGCGCGACGGGACGCCGGAACAGGTCGCGCCGCCGCGGACCATCTACCGCGAGCCGGCGACGGCGTTTGTCGCCACCTTCGTCGGCGACAACAACGTCCTCAGCGGTACGGTGACGGCGGTACGGTCGACCGTCCGCGCCGAGGACGCCGACAACTCTGACGATGAGAGTGGATATTCCATCGCAGACGTGACAGTCGACGACACCACGCTCTCAGTGGCCCTGAATGGTGACAGCAACCCGGCCGCGGCTGTCTCGTCCGGAGACCGGCTCACATTCTGTGTGCGACCGGAACGCCTTGCTGTCGACGCCGGCCGAAATGCGGTGACAGCGACGGTCACGAGTGCGGAGTTTCTCGGCGAAACCACGCGCGTTCATCTCGACTGGGAGGGCCGCGAACTCCTGTTGCGAGTCGAAGACCCGCCGACCGGGGCCGTGACAGTCGGCTTTGCCCCGGCGGACGCACACATTGTCGACAGACAGCCGTAA
- a CDS encoding ABC transporter permease, with protein sequence MARDFDGGADGADSEKMTETASSPSSKRGRTVRNTIERRAIVGLAVGTIGLLLGIFYYPVATVFIDSVLVDGRWTGRVFVSILQDPFYFGEPARLLAGEQVGAVIESVLSPDRRLGVIGFTAYQAALSTVASVALGLPAAYLLARYEFPGRRTLRSLTILPFVLPSIMVGVGFVATFGRNGTLNAVLGALGLGQVNLLFTLEAVVIAHAFYNAPLVARVTTAAWESVDASAVETARSLGASPFRAFRDVVAPQLYPSVLMGAALTFVFTFSTFPIVLALGGFQLATVEVFVYRLIRDLEYAEAAALALIELGISLGLLYAYLRYEAKHTVRSRGIRPLPRRQLRPPSLSVRELLPRLGLAVYAVVALAVFVAPIASMVLASLSGPEGLTLANYQFLIDRQTTGASFQVQPWDAVRNSLLFGIASLAVALPMGVVVAVLTTRDYRGRKLVDAVAMAPLAVSGIVVGLGLLRGLVFGVEVGGTRLAVGGGFAIIAAHAVAGYPFVVRTVAPGLEGIDHRLVESARALGAPRARALLDIELPLVWPAVIAGAAFAFAISIGEFSATIVLASGTNQFTMPIAIERFIGRRLGPATAMGVVLLVVTSASFLLIDRLGGDEVGF encoded by the coding sequence GTGGCCCGAGATTTCGACGGCGGCGCGGATGGTGCCGACAGCGAAAAGATGACAGAGACAGCGAGTAGTCCATCCAGCAAGCGAGGCCGAACCGTCCGCAACACTATCGAGCGTCGGGCAATCGTCGGGCTCGCGGTCGGCACTATCGGGCTGTTGCTCGGCATCTTCTACTACCCGGTGGCGACAGTCTTTATCGACAGCGTCCTCGTCGACGGCCGCTGGACGGGACGGGTGTTCGTCTCGATACTGCAGGATCCGTTCTATTTCGGGGAGCCCGCGCGGTTGCTCGCTGGCGAACAAGTGGGAGCCGTCATCGAGAGCGTCCTGTCGCCGGACCGGCGGCTGGGCGTCATCGGCTTCACGGCATATCAGGCGGCCCTCTCAACCGTTGCCAGCGTCGCCCTCGGCCTGCCGGCAGCGTATCTGCTCGCTCGTTATGAGTTCCCCGGTCGGCGAACGCTCCGATCGCTAACGATTCTCCCCTTCGTCCTCCCGTCGATAATGGTCGGGGTGGGCTTCGTCGCCACGTTCGGCCGGAACGGGACGCTCAACGCCGTGCTCGGCGCGCTCGGTCTGGGACAGGTGAATCTCCTGTTTACGCTAGAGGCTGTTGTCATCGCTCACGCGTTCTACAACGCGCCCCTCGTGGCGCGGGTGACCACCGCCGCCTGGGAGTCCGTCGACGCCAGCGCGGTCGAGACGGCCCGGAGCCTCGGCGCGAGCCCCTTCCGAGCGTTCCGCGACGTGGTCGCCCCGCAACTGTATCCATCGGTGCTGATGGGCGCGGCGCTTACTTTTGTGTTCACCTTCAGTACGTTCCCCATCGTCCTCGCCTTGGGCGGCTTCCAGCTTGCGACCGTCGAGGTGTTCGTCTACCGGCTCATCCGCGACCTAGAGTACGCCGAGGCGGCCGCCCTCGCGCTGATTGAACTCGGCATCTCGCTGGGGCTGCTGTACGCGTATCTCCGCTACGAGGCCAAGCATACCGTCCGGTCGCGGGGGATTCGACCGCTGCCCCGCCGACAACTCAGGCCGCCGTCACTCTCAGTCCGGGAACTGCTCCCCCGACTGGGGCTCGCTGTCTACGCCGTCGTCGCGCTGGCGGTGTTCGTCGCGCCGATAGCGAGCATGGTGCTCGCCAGCCTCAGCGGGCCGGAGGGACTGACGCTAGCGAACTATCAGTTCCTCATCGACCGCCAGACGACCGGCGCATCGTTCCAGGTCCAGCCGTGGGATGCGGTCAGGAACTCACTGCTGTTCGGGATCGCCTCGCTCGCCGTTGCCCTGCCGATGGGCGTCGTCGTGGCCGTCCTCACGACCCGGGACTACCGCGGTCGGAAGCTCGTCGACGCCGTGGCGATGGCCCCGCTGGCCGTGTCTGGCATCGTCGTCGGCCTCGGCCTGCTCCGAGGCCTCGTCTTCGGCGTCGAAGTCGGCGGGACTCGTCTCGCCGTCGGCGGCGGCTTCGCCATCATCGCCGCCCACGCTGTCGCGGGCTACCCGTTCGTGGTTCGGACGGTCGCGCCCGGCCTCGAAGGTATCGACCACAGGCTCGTCGAATCTGCCCGCGCACTCGGCGCGCCGCGTGCCAGAGCGCTGCTGGACATCGAACTGCCGCTCGTGTGGCCAGCGGTCATCGCTGGGGCCGCCTTTGCGTTCGCTATCTCTATCGGGGAGTTCTCGGCGACCATTGTCCTTGCCTCCGGGACGAACCAGTTCACGATGCCAATCGCCATCGAGCGGTTCATCGGCCGCCGGCTCGGTCCCGCGACAGCGATGGGCGTCGTTTTGCTCGTGGTCACCAGCGCGAGCTTCCTGCTCATCGACCGGCTGGGAGGTGACGAGGTTGGGTTCTAA
- a CDS encoding thiamine ABC transporter substrate-binding protein: MDRRSFLTAAGATVSVSFAGCAGLGGSDESSTGASNTDESTASGTSTGSADGADETLVVGTYSAFVDSPSTSPGAWVKQRFEEEFDARLIWQTPSNEVNHYIERRNAGVDIEADMYLGLNTDHLVRVDENLDDGLFADVGDVAGQDDIKSGLQFDPDGRAIPYDTGYISLVFDGTATTAPETFDGLLAEEHAGDLITQNPSSSATGRAFLLHTVKQFGPDGYLDYWSDLQDNDVRVLGSWSDAYSAWSGGEAPMVVSYSTDQVFADQNDANLEEHQIRFLNDQGYANPEGMAVFDGADTPDLAREFMGFLLRPEIQGEIAVRNVQFPATESADLPEDYAELAQEPPEPVTFGYDELKGSVSGWISDWERQFASN, encoded by the coding sequence ATGGATAGACGGTCTTTCCTGACAGCGGCCGGCGCGACGGTGTCCGTCTCGTTTGCCGGCTGTGCGGGGCTGGGCGGCAGCGACGAATCGAGCACCGGGGCGTCGAACACGGACGAGTCAACCGCCTCCGGGACGAGTACCGGGAGCGCCGACGGTGCCGACGAGACGCTGGTCGTCGGGACCTACAGCGCGTTCGTCGACTCGCCGTCGACGAGTCCAGGCGCGTGGGTGAAACAGCGCTTCGAGGAGGAGTTCGACGCCCGCCTGATCTGGCAGACACCGAGCAACGAGGTCAACCACTACATCGAGCGCCGGAACGCCGGCGTCGACATTGAGGCGGATATGTACCTTGGACTGAACACCGACCACCTCGTCCGAGTTGACGAAAACCTCGACGACGGGCTGTTCGCCGATGTCGGCGATGTGGCTGGACAGGACGACATCAAATCTGGGCTGCAATTCGACCCCGACGGGCGGGCGATTCCCTACGACACTGGCTACATCAGCCTGGTGTTCGACGGCACAGCGACCACAGCGCCGGAGACCTTCGATGGCCTCCTTGCTGAGGAACACGCTGGCGACCTCATCACGCAGAATCCGTCCAGTTCGGCTACCGGCCGGGCGTTCCTGCTGCACACGGTCAAGCAGTTCGGCCCGGACGGCTATCTGGACTACTGGAGCGACCTGCAGGACAACGACGTTCGGGTGCTTGGCTCCTGGAGCGATGCCTACAGCGCGTGGTCGGGCGGCGAAGCGCCGATGGTCGTCTCCTACTCCACCGACCAGGTGTTCGCGGACCAGAACGACGCCAATCTGGAAGAACACCAGATCCGCTTCCTGAACGACCAGGGCTACGCCAACCCGGAAGGGATGGCGGTCTTCGATGGAGCGGACACGCCCGACCTCGCCCGGGAGTTCATGGGCTTCCTGCTGCGCCCGGAAATCCAGGGCGAAATCGCCGTCCGGAACGTCCAGTTCCCGGCAACAGAATCAGCCGACCTCCCCGAGGACTACGCCGAACTGGCCCAAGAGCCCCCGGAACCAGTCACGTTCGGCTACGACGAACTCAAGGGCTCCGTCTCGGGCTGGATCTCCGACTGGGAACGGCAGTTCGCCTCGAACTAA
- a CDS encoding DUF5658 family protein, giving the protein MMLGKEGPAADSERVTLWRDHHLSHTHAVLWTVILVATVGDILLTMTGLTVGLQEGNAVVSTMLAEFGLAGLWLVKFGAMLWLVAGWRLLSERNATVFLALFAVVTLAVVAYNSVTILQYRGVITAVAGI; this is encoded by the coding sequence ATGATGCTCGGCAAAGAGGGCCCAGCGGCGGACAGTGAGCGGGTGACGCTCTGGCGGGACCACCACCTATCGCACACCCATGCGGTACTCTGGACCGTCATCCTCGTCGCAACAGTCGGAGATATCCTCCTGACGATGACCGGGCTCACGGTCGGTCTGCAGGAGGGGAACGCCGTCGTCAGCACGATGCTTGCGGAGTTCGGGCTGGCTGGCCTCTGGCTGGTGAAGTTCGGGGCGATGCTGTGGCTGGTCGCCGGATGGCGACTGCTCTCCGAGCGCAACGCGACGGTCTTTCTTGCCCTGTTTGCCGTGGTGACGCTCGCGGTCGTTGCCTACAACTCAGTCACCATCCTGCAGTACCGCGGGGTAATAACGGCTGTTGCGGGCATTTGA